One segment of Rhinatrema bivittatum chromosome 14, aRhiBiv1.1, whole genome shotgun sequence DNA contains the following:
- the LOC115075680 gene encoding protein ELFN1-like produces the protein MAGRSGLVTSALCLWGAVMSLLYTGRVRGDCWLIEGDKGFVWLAICSQNQPPYEAIPQHINSTIVDLRLNENKIKSVHYSSLNRFGNLTYLNLTKNEVSYIEDGAFSGQFNLQVLQLGYNRLRNLTEGILRGLGKLEYLYLQANLIETVTPNAFWECPNIMNIDLSMNRIQRLDSTTFVGLNKLSVCELYSNPFYCSCELLGFLKWLAIFTNMTRTYDRMQCDSPPDYAGYFLLGQGRSSYRNALSMLSSLCTTDGLHTLMPPFITPRYQATTGPSEIPCTEDDCFSGDGTTHMISLSTPPADSKAHIIITLNKSTANLLVEIPHPYSKMYSLVQYNNGLFTDIQKLTMGKENIKIDGLKPHTKYTYCVTSVRSGLRFNHTCITFPAPNHTTGELVSNHSTATHYIMTILGCLFGMVIILGVVYYCLRKRRQQEEKHKKASGSMKKTIIELKYGPELETPSITQLSQGQIMSGETISRIPYLPSAGEVEQYKLIESSETPKTTKGNYMEVRTGEQPERRDCELSIAPDSQSSVAEISTITKEVDKVNQIINNCIDVLKSESTSFQGVKSGAVSTAEPQLVLISEQIPSKHGFLSPVYKESYSHPLQRHHSMEAPPKRSSTSSSGSIRSPRSFRSEGSGAIGHKSEAKYIEKTSPTADTILTVTPAAAILRAEAEKIRQYSEHRHSYPGSHQGEQHDSMTGRKPSILEPLTRPRPRELAYSQLSPQYHNLSYTSSPEYTYKPSHSIWERFKLHRKRHKEEEYMAAGHALRKKVQFAKDEDLHDILDYWKGVSAQHKS, from the coding sequence ATGGCAGGTCGCAGTGGGTTGGTGACCTCAGCACTCTGTCTGTGGGGGGCTGTCATGTCTCTCTTGTACACAGGCAGGGTGCGTGGAGACTGCTGGTTGATTGAAGGTGACAAGGGTTTTGTTTGGCTGGCCATCTGCAGCCAGAACCAGCCTCCCTACGAGGCCATCCCGCAGCACATCAACAGCACCATTGTGGACTTGCGACTCAATGAGAACAAAATTAAGAGCGTTCACTATTCCTCACTGAACCGCTTTGGCAACCTGACATACCTCAACCTGACCAAAAATGAGGTATCCTACAttgaggatggggccttctcggGGCAGTTCAATCTGCAAGTCCTGCAGCTTGGCTACAATCGACTGAGGAACCTGACCGAGGGCATACTCAGGGGTCTGGGCAAGCTGGAGTACCTCTACCTCCAAGCTAACCTCATTGAAACTGTGACACCTAATGCTTTTTGGGAATGCCCAAACATCATGAATATTGACTTATCCATGAACAGAATACAGAGACTGGACAGCACCACCTTTGTGGGCTTGAATAAATTGTCTGTGTGTGAATTGTACAGCAACCCTTTCTACTGctcatgtgagctcttgggcTTCCTGAAGTGGCTGGCCATATTTACTAACATGACACGCACTTATGATCGCATGCAGTGCGATTCTCCACCAGACTATGCTGGCTACTTCCTTCTTGGCCAAGGTCGATCCAGTTACCGTAATGCCCTGAGCATGTTGTCTTCTCTTTGTACAACAGATGGCTTACATACTCTGATGCCTCCATTCATAACCCCAAGATACCAAGCCACCACAGGTCCATCAGAGATCCCTTGTACAGAAGACGACTGTTTCTCTGGAGATGGCACTACACATATGATCTCCTTAAGCACACCCCCTGCAGATTCCAAGGCGCATATCATCATCACACTAAATAAGTCAACAGCTAATTTGTTGGTGGAGATTCCCCACCCATACAGCAAGATGTACAGCTTGGTTCAATATAACAATGGTTTATTCACTGATATCCAAAAATTGACAATGGGAAAGGAGAATATTAAAATAGATGGACTAAAACCACACACAAAATATACCTACTGTGTAACTTCTGTCCGTAGCGGCCTGAGGTTCAATCACACTTGTATAACTTTCCCTGCACCCAACCATACCACAGGGGAACTAGTGTCTAATCATTCTACTGCCACTCACTATATCATGACCATCCTGGGGTGCTTGTTTGGCATGGTGATCATTTTAGGGGTAGTGTATTACTGCCTGCGCAAGAGACGGCAGCAGGAGGAAAAGCACAAAAAGGCATCAGGTAGTATGAAAAAGACAATCATTGAACTGAAGTATGGTCCTGAGCTGGAAACGCCCAGCATCACTCAGCTTTCACAGGGTCAGATTATGAGTGGAGAGACAATTTCCCGCATCCCTTATTTGCCTTCAGCTGGGGAAGTGGAGCAGTACAAGTTAATAGAGAGTAGTGAGACTCCAAAAACCACTAAGGGGAATTACATGGAAGTGCGAACTGGGGAACAACCTGAGAGGAGGGATTGTGAGTTGTCAATTGCACCAGATAGTCAAAGCTCTGTGGCTGAGATCTCCACTATCACCAAGGAAGTGGACAAAGTCAACCAGATAATCAACAACTGTATCGATGTACTGAAATCTGAGTCCACATCTTTCCAAGGAGTGAAGTCAGGAGCTGTGTCCACAGCCGAACCTCAGCTAGTCTTGATATCAGAGCAGATCCCTAGCAAACATGGCTTCCTCTCCCCAGTTTACAAAGAAAGCTACTCTCATCCCTTGCAGAGGCATCACAGCATGGAGGCCCCACCAAAACGCTCCAGTACTTCTTCCAGTGGCTCCATACGCAGCCCTAGATCCTTTCGCTCTGAGGGCTCCGGGGCCATTGGGCATAAGTCAGAAgccaaatatattgaaaagacaTCCCCCACAGCAGACACCATTCTCACTGTGACTCCAGCAGCTGCCATTCTCCGAGCAGAGGCTGAGAAAATTCGCCAGTATAGTGAACACAGGCACTCGTACCCAGGTTCGCACCAGGGGGAACAGCACGACAGCATGACGGGACGCAAGCCTTCAATTCTGGAACCTTTGACCAGACCCCGTCCCAGGGAACTAGCCTACTCCCAGCTGTCACCTCAGTACCACAATCTGAGTTATACCTCCAGCCCAGAGTATACGTACAAACCCTCGCACAGCATCTGGGAACGCTTTAAACTGCATCGTAAGCGTCACAAAGAGGAAGAGTACATGGCAGCCGGCCATGCTCTGCGCAAAAAGGTCCAGTTTGCCAAAGACGAGGATCTTCACGACATCTTAGACTACTGGAAGGGCGTGTCTGCCCAGCACAAGTCCTGA